The following are from one region of the Oncorhynchus masou masou isolate Uvic2021 chromosome 24, UVic_Omas_1.1, whole genome shotgun sequence genome:
- the LOC135513270 gene encoding uncharacterized protein LOC135513270 isoform X2, with product MEYLQSYHCLLCYLMLALRDPELCAKEITVSPAKPLVKVGDAVTLICETTCSQGKPHWMELDESDVTQNTTKNRSYLHIAAVHPNHEGKYTCTAEKCRKQKKETIQLRVYSFPVPVLSTVPENPVSGQPFKVKCTLTNVYHGDYDNVEMLLLHLERLVTEHSKNCNDDRFCNHTWSSKNQMGTSKTDYQCETNLTIGPNSFTQKARLTIHFLGDAGDDYNDTRSTAISPEQMETQTSEPVSTEGKGQGDAGDDYNDPRSTAISPEQMETQTSEPVSTEGKGQGDAGDDYNDPRSTAMSPEQMETQTSEPVSTEGKGQGDAGDDYNDTRSTAMSPEQMETQTSEPVSTEGKGQVEASSSTAMVALGSTVGFLSILCFLVRLIKRSKRKSPSSLPENHPDGC from the exons ATGGAGTACCTGCAATCCTATCACTGTTTACTCTGCTACCTTATGCTGGCTCTTAGAG ATCCTGAACTCTGTGCTAAAGAGATCACTGTGAGCCCAGCCAAACCCCTTGTCAAGGTGGGAGATGCTGTGACCTTGATCTGTGAGACAACCTGCTCCCAAGGCAAACCACACTGGATGGAACTAGACGAGAGCGATGTCACTCAGAATACCACAAAAAACAGAAGTTATCTCCATATTGCAGCTGTACACCCGAATCACGAGGGAAAGTATACCTGCACAGCAGAAAAATGTAGGAAACAGAAGAAGGAAACAATCCAGCTCAGAGTTTACT CTTTCCCGGTGCCTGTCCTGTCCACAGTGCCAGAGAACCCTGTCTCTGGTCAACCTTTTAAGGTGAAATGCACACTGACAAACGTTTACCACGGAGATTATGACAACGTTGAGATGCTTCTCTTGCACCTTGAGAGGCTTGTAACAGAACACTCCAAAAACTGTAATGATGACAGATTTTGTAATCATACGTGGTCTTCTAAGAATCAGATGGGCACTAGCAAAACAGATTACCAGTGTGAAACCAATCTTACTATTGGCCCTAACAGCTTTACTCAAAAGGCTCGTCTTACCATCCATTTCCTGG GTGATGCTGGTGATGACTATAATGATACCAGAAGCACTGCCATATCTC CTGAACAGATGGAAACACAAACGTCAGAACCTGTCAGTACAGAAGGCAAAGGTCAAG GTGATGCTGGTGATGACTATAATGATCCCAGAAGCACTGCCATATCTC CTGAACAGATGGAAACACAAACGTCAGAACCTGTCAGTACAGAAGGCAAAGGTCAAG GTGATGCTGGTGATGACTATAATGATCCCAGAAGCACTGCCATGTCTC CTGAACAGATGGAAACACAAACGTCAGAACCTGTCAGTACAGAAGGCAAAGGTCAAG GTGATGCTGGCGATGACTATAATGATACCAGAAGCACTGCCATGTCTC CTGAACAGATGGAAACACAAACGTCAGAACCTGTCAGTACAGAAGGCAAAGGTCAAG TGGAGGCCTCCAGCTCCACGGCCATGGTTGCACTGGGCTCCACAGTGGGATTCCTATCCATTCTCTGCTTCCTGGTTCGCCTGATCAAACGGAGTAAACGCAAGTCACCCTCCAGCCTTCCCGAGAACCATCCTGATGGCTGTTGA
- the LOC135513271 gene encoding torsin-1A-interacting protein 2-like isoform X1, protein MDPEILRNNSAQPARRSTRQSMKAVTLELAPRGPLKRKREEIKLPSTPVNGSMEDDESPGKKNKSEIEVAGDGSCDEDKMDVQETSGDEDLDSEQNEEQEMSAEEDSSHHNVTQHKRPFDTTLMGHMNVNVPKTVGVGSQEIVDPRSYLLSRSSIHTPGELKTDLFKTKRMEMSRRAASGTKPATQLRPLENRPEVLIYKTSSMAEYKENMERKDKKTGLPSANHYSMRGYPTSEESYTSSCRVNNIPTRKQTTKLRKQDIKKSAVIKATTGKAFGGYMWKLCQALVLLVSGVLGLLAYQHLSLPFRPSGGGDHPAWPVREGKFVSQLSALEALFPGQRSELWRRSRIHLERHLQTARPTEPVSLMLTAGRRGEKTLHCLALHLASAFSSALNASSIHIDGASKAGQDSDQVKLDIDTQLGEAFEGNRPVAVIHRFEELPPGSTIIFYRYCDHENAAYKEVFLLFTVLLPEEELGKELSLNEVEERVQDYITDTFVESNSSDKPGSYNRMDLDKLSGLWSRISHLVLPVAAEERIEQGGCMD, encoded by the exons ATGGATCCTGAGATTTTACGAAACAACTCTGCTCAACCAGCAAGGAGGTCGACAAGGCAATCGATGAAAG CAGTTACTTTAGAGTTGGCACCCAGAGGTCCGctgaagaggaagagggaagagatcAAGCTCCCATCCACACCTGTCAATGGCTCCATGGAGGACGATG AGTCCCCTGGCAAGAAGAATAAGTCAGAGATTGAAGTGGCAGGGGATGGCAGTTGTGATGAGGATAAAATGGATGTCCAGGAGACCTCTGGGGATGAAGATCTGGACTCGGAGCAGAACGAGGAACAGGAGATGagtgcagaggaagactcctcCCATCACAATGTCACACAGCATAAAC GTCCCTTTGATACAACTTTGATGGGGCACATGAATGTGAATGTACCGAAGACGGTCGGTGTTGGCTCCCAAGAGATCGTAGATCCCAGGTCGTACCTACTGAGTCGCAGTTCCATTCATACACCCGGGGAGCTGAAAACAGATCTGTTTAAAACCAAGAGAA TGGAAATGTCAAGAAGAGCTGCGTCTGGTACCAAGCCTGCAACCCAACTCAGACCCCTAGAGAACCGACCAGAGGTTTTGATTTACAAGACTAGCAGCATGGCAGAGTACAAGGAGAATATGGAGAGGAAAGACAAAAAAACTG GATTGCCCAGCGCTAACCATTATAGCATGAGAGGTTACCCCACCTCTGAAGAGTCCTACACATCGAGCTGTCGGGTGAACAATATTCCTACTCGAAAACAAACTACCAAACTCAGAAAACAAG ATATTAAGAAAtcagctgttatcaaggcaactACTGGGAAAGCTTTTGGGG GGTACATGTGGAAACTGTGTCAGGCCCTGGTGCTGCTTGTCTCTGGTGTTCTGGGTCTCCTGGCCTACCAGCACCTCTCACTACCCTTCAGACCTTCAGGGGGTGGAGATCATCCAGCCTGGCCTGTGAGAGAGGGGAAGTTTGTTTCTCAGTTATCTGCTCTGGAGGCCCTGTTCCCCGGGCAGCGCTCTGAgctgtggaggaggagcaggaTCCACCTGGAGAGGCACCTCCAGACGGCCCGGCCCACGGAACCAGTCAGCCTGATGCTGACAGCAGGCCGCAGGGGGGAGAAGACGCTGCACTGCCTTGCCCTGCATCTGGCCTCCGCCTTCTCCTCTGCCCTCAACGCCTcctccatccacatcgacggggccagCAAGGCTGGCCAGGACAGCGATCAGGTCAAGCTGGACATCGACACCCAGCTGGGGGAAGCCTTCGAGGGAAACCGGCCTGTAGCCGTCATCCATCGCTTTGAGGAACTGCCCCCGGGTTCCACGATCATATTCTACCGCTACTGTGACCACGAGAATGCAGCCTACAAAGAGGTGTTCCTGCTCTTCACTGTGCTGCTCCCTGAGGAGGAGTTAGGGAAGGAGCTCAGTCTgaatgaggtggaggagagggtccaggattatattacagacacctttGTGGAAAGTAACAGCTCAGACAAGCCTGGTTCCTATAATCGGATGGACCTGGACAAGCTGAGTGGACTATGGAGCCGTATCTCACACCTGGTCCTGCCTGTGGcagcagaggagaggatagagcagggaggATGCATGGACTGA
- the LOC135513270 gene encoding uncharacterized protein LOC135513270 isoform X1, giving the protein MEYLQSYHCLLCYLMLALRDPELCAKEITVSPAKPLVKVGDAVTLICETTCSQGKPHWMELDESDVTQNTTKNRSYLHIAAVHPNHEGKYTCTAEKCRKQKKETIQLRVYSFPVPVLSTVPENPVSGQPFKVKCTLTNVYHGDYDNVEMLLLHLERLVTEHSKNCNDDRFCNHTWSSKNQMGTSKTDYQCETNLTIGPNSFTQKARLTIHFLGDAGDDYNDTRSTAISPEQMETQTSEPVSTEGKGQGDAGDDYNDPRSTAISPEQMETQTSEPVSTEGKGQGDAGDDYNDPRSTAMSPEQMETQTSEPVSTEGKGQGDAGDDYNDTRSTAMSPEQMETQTSEPVSTEGKGQAVEASSSTAMVALGSTVGFLSILCFLVRLIKRSKRKSPSSLPENHPDGC; this is encoded by the exons ATGGAGTACCTGCAATCCTATCACTGTTTACTCTGCTACCTTATGCTGGCTCTTAGAG ATCCTGAACTCTGTGCTAAAGAGATCACTGTGAGCCCAGCCAAACCCCTTGTCAAGGTGGGAGATGCTGTGACCTTGATCTGTGAGACAACCTGCTCCCAAGGCAAACCACACTGGATGGAACTAGACGAGAGCGATGTCACTCAGAATACCACAAAAAACAGAAGTTATCTCCATATTGCAGCTGTACACCCGAATCACGAGGGAAAGTATACCTGCACAGCAGAAAAATGTAGGAAACAGAAGAAGGAAACAATCCAGCTCAGAGTTTACT CTTTCCCGGTGCCTGTCCTGTCCACAGTGCCAGAGAACCCTGTCTCTGGTCAACCTTTTAAGGTGAAATGCACACTGACAAACGTTTACCACGGAGATTATGACAACGTTGAGATGCTTCTCTTGCACCTTGAGAGGCTTGTAACAGAACACTCCAAAAACTGTAATGATGACAGATTTTGTAATCATACGTGGTCTTCTAAGAATCAGATGGGCACTAGCAAAACAGATTACCAGTGTGAAACCAATCTTACTATTGGCCCTAACAGCTTTACTCAAAAGGCTCGTCTTACCATCCATTTCCTGG GTGATGCTGGTGATGACTATAATGATACCAGAAGCACTGCCATATCTC CTGAACAGATGGAAACACAAACGTCAGAACCTGTCAGTACAGAAGGCAAAGGTCAAG GTGATGCTGGTGATGACTATAATGATCCCAGAAGCACTGCCATATCTC CTGAACAGATGGAAACACAAACGTCAGAACCTGTCAGTACAGAAGGCAAAGGTCAAG GTGATGCTGGTGATGACTATAATGATCCCAGAAGCACTGCCATGTCTC CTGAACAGATGGAAACACAAACGTCAGAACCTGTCAGTACAGAAGGCAAAGGTCAAG GTGATGCTGGCGATGACTATAATGATACCAGAAGCACTGCCATGTCTC CTGAACAGATGGAAACACAAACGTCAGAACCTGTCAGTACAGAAGGCAAAGGTCAAG CAGTGGAGGCCTCCAGCTCCACGGCCATGGTTGCACTGGGCTCCACAGTGGGATTCCTATCCATTCTCTGCTTCCTGGTTCGCCTGATCAAACGGAGTAAACGCAAGTCACCCTCCAGCCTTCCCGAGAACCATCCTGATGGCTGTTGA
- the LOC135513270 gene encoding uncharacterized protein LOC135513270 isoform X3: protein MEYLQSYHCLLCYLMLALRDPELCAKEITVSPAKPLVKVGDAVTLICETTCSQGKPHWMELDESDVTQNTTKNRSYLHIAAVHPNHEGKYTCTAEKCRKQKKETIQLRVYSFPVPVLSTVPENPVSGQPFKVKCTLTNVYHGDYDNVEMLLLHLERLVTEHSKNCNDDRFCNHTWSSKNQMGTSKTDYQCETNLTIGPNSFTQKARLTIHFLGDAGDDYNDTRSTAISPEQMETQTSEPVSTEGKGQGDAGDDYNDPRSTAISPEQMETQTSEPVSTEGKGQGDAGDDYNDPRSTAMSPEQMETQTSEPVSTEGKGQAEQMETQTSEPVSTEGKGQAVEASSSTAMVALGSTVGFLSILCFLVRLIKRSKRKSPSSLPENHPDGC, encoded by the exons ATGGAGTACCTGCAATCCTATCACTGTTTACTCTGCTACCTTATGCTGGCTCTTAGAG ATCCTGAACTCTGTGCTAAAGAGATCACTGTGAGCCCAGCCAAACCCCTTGTCAAGGTGGGAGATGCTGTGACCTTGATCTGTGAGACAACCTGCTCCCAAGGCAAACCACACTGGATGGAACTAGACGAGAGCGATGTCACTCAGAATACCACAAAAAACAGAAGTTATCTCCATATTGCAGCTGTACACCCGAATCACGAGGGAAAGTATACCTGCACAGCAGAAAAATGTAGGAAACAGAAGAAGGAAACAATCCAGCTCAGAGTTTACT CTTTCCCGGTGCCTGTCCTGTCCACAGTGCCAGAGAACCCTGTCTCTGGTCAACCTTTTAAGGTGAAATGCACACTGACAAACGTTTACCACGGAGATTATGACAACGTTGAGATGCTTCTCTTGCACCTTGAGAGGCTTGTAACAGAACACTCCAAAAACTGTAATGATGACAGATTTTGTAATCATACGTGGTCTTCTAAGAATCAGATGGGCACTAGCAAAACAGATTACCAGTGTGAAACCAATCTTACTATTGGCCCTAACAGCTTTACTCAAAAGGCTCGTCTTACCATCCATTTCCTGG GTGATGCTGGTGATGACTATAATGATACCAGAAGCACTGCCATATCTC CTGAACAGATGGAAACACAAACGTCAGAACCTGTCAGTACAGAAGGCAAAGGTCAAG GTGATGCTGGTGATGACTATAATGATCCCAGAAGCACTGCCATATCTC CTGAACAGATGGAAACACAAACGTCAGAACCTGTCAGTACAGAAGGCAAAGGTCAAG GTGATGCTGGTGATGACTATAATGATCCCAGAAGCACTGCCATGTCTC CTGAACAGATGGAAACACAAACGTCAGAACCTGTCAGTACAGAAGGCAAAGGTCAAG CTGAACAGATGGAAACACAAACGTCAGAACCTGTCAGTACAGAAGGCAAAGGTCAAG CAGTGGAGGCCTCCAGCTCCACGGCCATGGTTGCACTGGGCTCCACAGTGGGATTCCTATCCATTCTCTGCTTCCTGGTTCGCCTGATCAAACGGAGTAAACGCAAGTCACCCTCCAGCCTTCCCGAGAACCATCCTGATGGCTGTTGA
- the LOC135513270 gene encoding uncharacterized protein LOC135513270 isoform X4 — protein MEYLQSYHCLLCYLMLALRDPELCAKEITVSPAKPLVKVGDAVTLICETTCSQGKPHWMELDESDVTQNTTKNRSYLHIAAVHPNHEGKYTCTAEKCRKQKKETIQLRVYSFPVPVLSTVPENPVSGQPFKVKCTLTNVYHGDYDNVEMLLLHLERLVTEHSKNCNDDRFCNHTWSSKNQMGTSKTDYQCETNLTIGPNSFTQKARLTIHFLGDAGDDYNDTRSTAISPEQMETQTSEPVSTEGKGQAEQMETQTSEPVSTEGKGQGDAGDDYNDPRSTAMSPEQMETQTSEPVSTEGKGQGDAGDDYNDTRSTAMSPEQMETQTSEPVSTEGKGQAVEASSSTAMVALGSTVGFLSILCFLVRLIKRSKRKSPSSLPENHPDGC, from the exons ATGGAGTACCTGCAATCCTATCACTGTTTACTCTGCTACCTTATGCTGGCTCTTAGAG ATCCTGAACTCTGTGCTAAAGAGATCACTGTGAGCCCAGCCAAACCCCTTGTCAAGGTGGGAGATGCTGTGACCTTGATCTGTGAGACAACCTGCTCCCAAGGCAAACCACACTGGATGGAACTAGACGAGAGCGATGTCACTCAGAATACCACAAAAAACAGAAGTTATCTCCATATTGCAGCTGTACACCCGAATCACGAGGGAAAGTATACCTGCACAGCAGAAAAATGTAGGAAACAGAAGAAGGAAACAATCCAGCTCAGAGTTTACT CTTTCCCGGTGCCTGTCCTGTCCACAGTGCCAGAGAACCCTGTCTCTGGTCAACCTTTTAAGGTGAAATGCACACTGACAAACGTTTACCACGGAGATTATGACAACGTTGAGATGCTTCTCTTGCACCTTGAGAGGCTTGTAACAGAACACTCCAAAAACTGTAATGATGACAGATTTTGTAATCATACGTGGTCTTCTAAGAATCAGATGGGCACTAGCAAAACAGATTACCAGTGTGAAACCAATCTTACTATTGGCCCTAACAGCTTTACTCAAAAGGCTCGTCTTACCATCCATTTCCTGG GTGATGCTGGTGATGACTATAATGATACCAGAAGCACTGCCATATCTC CTGAACAGATGGAAACACAAACGTCAGAACCTGTCAGTACAGAAGGCAAAGGTCAAG CTGAACAGATGGAAACACAAACGTCAGAACCTGTCAGTACAGAAGGCAAAGGTCAAG GTGATGCTGGTGATGACTATAATGATCCCAGAAGCACTGCCATGTCTC CTGAACAGATGGAAACACAAACGTCAGAACCTGTCAGTACAGAAGGCAAAGGTCAAG GTGATGCTGGCGATGACTATAATGATACCAGAAGCACTGCCATGTCTC CTGAACAGATGGAAACACAAACGTCAGAACCTGTCAGTACAGAAGGCAAAGGTCAAG CAGTGGAGGCCTCCAGCTCCACGGCCATGGTTGCACTGGGCTCCACAGTGGGATTCCTATCCATTCTCTGCTTCCTGGTTCGCCTGATCAAACGGAGTAAACGCAAGTCACCCTCCAGCCTTCCCGAGAACCATCCTGATGGCTGTTGA
- the LOC135513270 gene encoding uncharacterized protein LOC135513270 isoform X5: MEYLQSYHCLLCYLMLALRDPELCAKEITVSPAKPLVKVGDAVTLICETTCSQGKPHWMELDESDVTQNTTKNRSYLHIAAVHPNHEGKYTCTAEKCRKQKKETIQLRVYSFPVPVLSTVPENPVSGQPFKVKCTLTNVYHGDYDNVEMLLLHLERLVTEHSKNCNDDRFCNHTWSSKNQMGTSKTDYQCETNLTIGPNSFTQKARLTIHFLGDAGDDYNDPRSTAISPEQMETQTSEPVSTEGKGQGDAGDDYNDPRSTAMSPEQMETQTSEPVSTEGKGQGDAGDDYNDTRSTAMSPEQMETQTSEPVSTEGKGQAVEASSSTAMVALGSTVGFLSILCFLVRLIKRSKRKSPSSLPENHPDGC, encoded by the exons ATGGAGTACCTGCAATCCTATCACTGTTTACTCTGCTACCTTATGCTGGCTCTTAGAG ATCCTGAACTCTGTGCTAAAGAGATCACTGTGAGCCCAGCCAAACCCCTTGTCAAGGTGGGAGATGCTGTGACCTTGATCTGTGAGACAACCTGCTCCCAAGGCAAACCACACTGGATGGAACTAGACGAGAGCGATGTCACTCAGAATACCACAAAAAACAGAAGTTATCTCCATATTGCAGCTGTACACCCGAATCACGAGGGAAAGTATACCTGCACAGCAGAAAAATGTAGGAAACAGAAGAAGGAAACAATCCAGCTCAGAGTTTACT CTTTCCCGGTGCCTGTCCTGTCCACAGTGCCAGAGAACCCTGTCTCTGGTCAACCTTTTAAGGTGAAATGCACACTGACAAACGTTTACCACGGAGATTATGACAACGTTGAGATGCTTCTCTTGCACCTTGAGAGGCTTGTAACAGAACACTCCAAAAACTGTAATGATGACAGATTTTGTAATCATACGTGGTCTTCTAAGAATCAGATGGGCACTAGCAAAACAGATTACCAGTGTGAAACCAATCTTACTATTGGCCCTAACAGCTTTACTCAAAAGGCTCGTCTTACCATCCATTTCCTGG GTGATGCTGGTGATGACTATAATGATCCCAGAAGCACTGCCATATCTC CTGAACAGATGGAAACACAAACGTCAGAACCTGTCAGTACAGAAGGCAAAGGTCAAG GTGATGCTGGTGATGACTATAATGATCCCAGAAGCACTGCCATGTCTC CTGAACAGATGGAAACACAAACGTCAGAACCTGTCAGTACAGAAGGCAAAGGTCAAG GTGATGCTGGCGATGACTATAATGATACCAGAAGCACTGCCATGTCTC CTGAACAGATGGAAACACAAACGTCAGAACCTGTCAGTACAGAAGGCAAAGGTCAAG CAGTGGAGGCCTCCAGCTCCACGGCCATGGTTGCACTGGGCTCCACAGTGGGATTCCTATCCATTCTCTGCTTCCTGGTTCGCCTGATCAAACGGAGTAAACGCAAGTCACCCTCCAGCCTTCCCGAGAACCATCCTGATGGCTGTTGA
- the LOC135513271 gene encoding torsin-1A-interacting protein 2-like isoform X2 yields the protein MDPEILRNNSAQPARRSTRQSMKVTLELAPRGPLKRKREEIKLPSTPVNGSMEDDESPGKKNKSEIEVAGDGSCDEDKMDVQETSGDEDLDSEQNEEQEMSAEEDSSHHNVTQHKRPFDTTLMGHMNVNVPKTVGVGSQEIVDPRSYLLSRSSIHTPGELKTDLFKTKRMEMSRRAASGTKPATQLRPLENRPEVLIYKTSSMAEYKENMERKDKKTGLPSANHYSMRGYPTSEESYTSSCRVNNIPTRKQTTKLRKQDIKKSAVIKATTGKAFGGYMWKLCQALVLLVSGVLGLLAYQHLSLPFRPSGGGDHPAWPVREGKFVSQLSALEALFPGQRSELWRRSRIHLERHLQTARPTEPVSLMLTAGRRGEKTLHCLALHLASAFSSALNASSIHIDGASKAGQDSDQVKLDIDTQLGEAFEGNRPVAVIHRFEELPPGSTIIFYRYCDHENAAYKEVFLLFTVLLPEEELGKELSLNEVEERVQDYITDTFVESNSSDKPGSYNRMDLDKLSGLWSRISHLVLPVAAEERIEQGGCMD from the exons ATGGATCCTGAGATTTTACGAAACAACTCTGCTCAACCAGCAAGGAGGTCGACAAGGCAATCGATGAAAG TTACTTTAGAGTTGGCACCCAGAGGTCCGctgaagaggaagagggaagagatcAAGCTCCCATCCACACCTGTCAATGGCTCCATGGAGGACGATG AGTCCCCTGGCAAGAAGAATAAGTCAGAGATTGAAGTGGCAGGGGATGGCAGTTGTGATGAGGATAAAATGGATGTCCAGGAGACCTCTGGGGATGAAGATCTGGACTCGGAGCAGAACGAGGAACAGGAGATGagtgcagaggaagactcctcCCATCACAATGTCACACAGCATAAAC GTCCCTTTGATACAACTTTGATGGGGCACATGAATGTGAATGTACCGAAGACGGTCGGTGTTGGCTCCCAAGAGATCGTAGATCCCAGGTCGTACCTACTGAGTCGCAGTTCCATTCATACACCCGGGGAGCTGAAAACAGATCTGTTTAAAACCAAGAGAA TGGAAATGTCAAGAAGAGCTGCGTCTGGTACCAAGCCTGCAACCCAACTCAGACCCCTAGAGAACCGACCAGAGGTTTTGATTTACAAGACTAGCAGCATGGCAGAGTACAAGGAGAATATGGAGAGGAAAGACAAAAAAACTG GATTGCCCAGCGCTAACCATTATAGCATGAGAGGTTACCCCACCTCTGAAGAGTCCTACACATCGAGCTGTCGGGTGAACAATATTCCTACTCGAAAACAAACTACCAAACTCAGAAAACAAG ATATTAAGAAAtcagctgttatcaaggcaactACTGGGAAAGCTTTTGGGG GGTACATGTGGAAACTGTGTCAGGCCCTGGTGCTGCTTGTCTCTGGTGTTCTGGGTCTCCTGGCCTACCAGCACCTCTCACTACCCTTCAGACCTTCAGGGGGTGGAGATCATCCAGCCTGGCCTGTGAGAGAGGGGAAGTTTGTTTCTCAGTTATCTGCTCTGGAGGCCCTGTTCCCCGGGCAGCGCTCTGAgctgtggaggaggagcaggaTCCACCTGGAGAGGCACCTCCAGACGGCCCGGCCCACGGAACCAGTCAGCCTGATGCTGACAGCAGGCCGCAGGGGGGAGAAGACGCTGCACTGCCTTGCCCTGCATCTGGCCTCCGCCTTCTCCTCTGCCCTCAACGCCTcctccatccacatcgacggggccagCAAGGCTGGCCAGGACAGCGATCAGGTCAAGCTGGACATCGACACCCAGCTGGGGGAAGCCTTCGAGGGAAACCGGCCTGTAGCCGTCATCCATCGCTTTGAGGAACTGCCCCCGGGTTCCACGATCATATTCTACCGCTACTGTGACCACGAGAATGCAGCCTACAAAGAGGTGTTCCTGCTCTTCACTGTGCTGCTCCCTGAGGAGGAGTTAGGGAAGGAGCTCAGTCTgaatgaggtggaggagagggtccaggattatattacagacacctttGTGGAAAGTAACAGCTCAGACAAGCCTGGTTCCTATAATCGGATGGACCTGGACAAGCTGAGTGGACTATGGAGCCGTATCTCACACCTGGTCCTGCCTGTGGcagcagaggagaggatagagcagggaggATGCATGGACTGA